One region of Paralichthys olivaceus isolate ysfri-2021 chromosome 12, ASM2471397v2, whole genome shotgun sequence genomic DNA includes:
- the LOC109636263 gene encoding trichohyalin isoform X3 gives MAEGSKPASSTPASGSGGAVAPQTNSLKSKGLGLLRKVKVSVELLIALAALLSWVVVGVVMFDFVEYKTVPDIQQIITDPMQAVNDAVDEVSSLLNKFQECAPDLSDPASTAAYVAEEISEAKDGFVRHFSDEDGNFYLSYVDPVVIGRRAFHSTNDFMGGMVGNVRDSLCAFVDTLLDIISGKSKGKIDLGYIDPVVTGRGVFSVINEFICGVEGYIKKVLCAVWDTILDVVKGTTDISFMDPVSVGRNVFSATNDTLSGIATYIQDVLCSIIDSTLDIVKGTTDITFVDPVVIGRNAFSFINDIVSGVAGYIQGALCTFMDVILDTLEDFQQAVGFSPMSVLKTTAEITKEQINMLVSYVSSMLLGDEGIVSEVSIDPMKVVEDAVLEFTDKKDLFVAYMSSMLVGDQGEPVATPVVNVVPEEDETVASPSDITLVRRKGEFLPPMKKVAEIMHAAKDEAAPAQLGGDSKTEEEEEEEEEEEEEAEVPTDAATETDVHEEEDDDVKHDDLEETEHEVPLEDESIIDNDDKDEETEEKDAQEEEEIVEAEGGEKEQDLQAGEDEGEQEDINKMIADTKEEKQEEPKTDEVVEDDDEEKEEEVKTEALEEKEEAKTMDLDDDQEEEAKTEDLEDEEEEEAKTEDLEDEEEEEAKTKLLEEKDEAKTEDLDDDQAEEAKTEDLEDEEEEEEAKTEDLEDEEEEEAKTKLLEKKEEAKTEDLDDDQVEEAKTEDLEDEEEEAKTEHLDDDQAEEAKTEDLEDEEEEEAKTEVVEEEEEVEEEEEPTTLVLEEEGEEEEKAKTDILEEEVEAKSEDLKEDEEEEAKTKVVEEKEEAKTEDLDDDQEEEAITEDLEDDEEEEEAKTEDLDDEEEVEAKTKHLEEKEEAKTEDLDNDQAEEAKTEDLGEEEEAKTEHLDEEEEEAKDEHLEEDEEEEKAKTEHLDEEEVEEKEEPTTLILEEEGEEGEEEEKAKTDILEEEVEAKTEDLVDEEAEIEKETEKEETENKDLHLDEERNEENIEITNTKPDIEGDEASEEEGEEHDKVEAEDEGPKTLSDEGETTTFLPGYDQNVIDEENSESRKGKGQRKHLVLFERIRRVGSRAAHKDEERLHKHDKDLKSTEPEEEKKAKEAKLEETIDKLKEEKPKKEIKSEAKITKKKPEKPEEEGVEMKIPKKEKEVKKPPKEGKKPSKEDKVKKPSKEKKELRKPSKEEEEVKKPPQKEKEAKKLHKKEKEIKTPAKREKGVKKPSKEEKEIKKLHKEVKEETKPLKEEVKKPPKEGKEIKTPPKEEKEGKKPPKLEKEVKKPSKKEKEVKIPPKEEKEFKKPSKEGKEIKKLHKEEKEVKKPRKEEKEVKKPSKEEKEVKKPCKEEKKVKKPSKEEKEIKKPPKEEKEVKKPSKEEKEIKKLHKEEKEVEKPPKEEKEVKIPPKEEKEFKKPSKEEREVKKSPKEEKEVKKPTKEEKEVKKSQKEEEVKKPSKEEKEVKKSPKEEKEVKKTTKEEKDVKKPSKEDQEVKKPSKEEKEVKKSPKEEKEVKKPSIEEKEVKKPPKEEKEVKKSPKEEKEVKKTIKEETEVKKPSKEEKEVKKLPKEEKEVKKPPKEEKEVKKLPKEEKEVKKPSITEKEVKKPRKEEKEVKMPSKDEREMKKPPKEEKEVKTPPKEEKEVKKPPKEEKEVKKPHKVEKEVKKPSKEEKELKKTPKEEKEVKTPPKEEKEVKKPPKEEKEVKKPPKEEKEVKTPPKEEKEVKKPPKEEKEVKKPHKEEKEVKKPSKEEKELKKTPKEEKEVKTPPKEEKEVKKPPKEEKEVKKPPKEEKEVKTPPKEEKEVKKPPKEEKEVKKPHKEEKEVKKPSKEDLEVKKPSKEEKEVKKPPKEEKEVKMPSKDEREMKKPPKEEKEVNKPSKEEREVKKPPKEEKEIKKPSKDEKEVKKPPKEEKEAKKPPKEEREVKMPPKEEKEVKKPPKEEKEAKKPPKEEKEVKMPPKEEKEVKKPPKEEKEAKKPPKEEKEVKKPPKEEKEVKMPPKEDKEVKKPSKEEKEVKTSPKEEKEIKKPSKEEKGVKKPPKEEKEVEKPSKKEKELKTPLKKEIEVEKPPKEKEVKSSMQRKEAKKPSREEKEEIKPSEEAQEIKKSTKAKKEDKDLVKKRDTETDTRRKKAASRIKVVKKEVASVLKKEHLNVTRAAAEPKKTTKVLKAAKRQVVPILKNEHMNVTQSEVPKGKAKPESAKKEVPKEKAKAAPVKKDVAAPKEKAKSVIMKKEQEAVSRNASLVRDRVKIVPMKRGVKLPKEIIRGISAKTAEVSKQKPKPAVTKREPAPLKTKPAPVVKEAEAPHKNVSLTKEKVKVVPLKKVPVTPKEKVKPAPTKKEAAVVKEKKAEPVTPKKEPEAKPVLAKKEAEVVKDKPKAVHEKKAPKTDAEAPKKKVKSLEKKKEPKAPEEKVKPAVKKDGSAGLKDKVKPVRVKKEQEAASRNASLVRERVKIVPMKRGVKLPKEIIRGISAKTAEVSKQKPKPAVTKREPAPLKTKPAPVVKEAEAPHKNVSLTKEKVKVVPLKKVPVTPKEKVKPAPTKKEPEAKPVLAKKEAEVVKEKPKAVHEKKGVKLPKEMIRGISAKTAEVSKQKPKPAVTKREPAPLKTKPAPVVKEAEAPHKNVSLTKEKVKVVPLKKVPVTPKEKVKPAPTKKEPEAKPVLAKKEAEVVKEKPKAVHEKKAPKTDAEAPKKKVKSLEKKKEPKAPEEKVKPAVKKAGLKDKVKPVRVKKEQEKKKPAAVKKAVLKEKITPVKKGKPVEKKAPKEERVLKEIQTPAKKEKPVEKKAAKEEAVKAEPGVSDSFLMEDEMPYFQCFFVDEDEAQFPFYAFSPLQV, from the exons ATGGCTGAAG gaagcaaaCCGGCCTCCTCCACTCCAGCCAGTGGGTCTGGTGGAGCAGTGGCGCCACAGACGAACTCTCTCAAGTCTAAAGGTCTGGGCCTCCTCAGGAAGGTGAAAgtgtctgtggagctgctgatCGCACTGGCCGCTCTGCTGTCCTGGGTGGTTGTAGGGGTGGTGATGTTTGATTTCGTGGAATACAAGACTGTCCCAg acaTTCAGCAAATCATTACGGACCCTATGCAAGCTGTGAACGACGCTGTAGATGAAGTATCCAGTCTGCTCAACAAGTTTCAAG AATGTGCACCTGATTTAAGTGACCCCGCATCTACTGCCGCTTATGTAGCTGAAGAAATATCGGAAGCAAAAGATGGATTCGTTCGACATTTTTCAGATGAGGATG GAAACTTCTACCTCAGCTACGTCGACCCTGTGGTCATCGGACGACGAGCTTTCCATTCAACCAACGACTTCATGGGTGGAATGGTGGGCAACGTCAGGGACTCACTGTGTGCTTTTGTGGACACTTTATTAGATATTATATCGGGTAAATCTAAAG GAAAAATTGACCTTGGCTACATTGACCCTGTGGTCACAGGCAGAGGCGTCTTCAGTGTTATTAATGAGTTCATATGTGGAGTGGAGGGCTACATCAAGAAAGTGCTCTGTGCCGTTTGGGACACTATTCTGGACGTGGTGAAAG GAACCACTGACATCAGCTTCATGGATCCTGTGTCAGTTGGCAGAAATGTCTTCAGCGCGACTAACGACACTTTGAGTGGAATAGCGACCTACATCCAGGACGTACTCTGTTCTATCATAGACAGTACACTGGATATTGTAAAAG GAACCACTGACATTACGTTCGTTGACCCTGTGGTCATTGGCCGGAATGCTTTCAGTTTTATTAATGACATTGTGAGTGGAGTCGCAGGATACATCCAGGGTGCTCTCTGTACATTCATGGATGTAATACTGGACACATTAGAAG ATTTCCAGCAGGCTGTGGGATTCAGTCCCATGTCAGTTCTGAAGACGACAGCAGAAATCACCAAAGAACAGATTAACATGCTCGTGAGCTACGTCTCCTCAATGCTGCTCGGTGATGAAG GGATTGTGTCTGAAGTGTCCATCGACCCCATGAAAGTTGTCGAAGACGCTGTGTTGGAGTTCACAGACAAGAAAGATTTGTTCGTGGCTTACATGTCAAGCATGCTTGTTGGTGATCAAG GTGAACCTGTAGCCACGCCCGTTGTAAATGTAGTACCTGAAGAAg aTGAAACTGTAGCTTCTCCATCTGATATAACTTTGGTGAGAAGAAAAG GAGAATTCCTGCCACCTATGAAAAAAG TTGCAGAGATAATGCACGCTGCCAAAGATGAAGCTGCTCCTGCACAGTTAGGTGGAGACTCaaagactgaggaggaggaggaggaggaggaggaggaggaggaggaggctgaagtTCCCACTGATGCAGCCACTGAGACAGATGTGCACGAGGAAGAGGACGATGATG TGAAACATGACGACCTTGAAGAAACAGAACATGAAGTACCACTGGAAGATGAGTCCATCATTGATAATGATGACAAGGacgaagagacagaggagaaggacgcacaggaggaggaggagattgtTGAGGCGGAAGGTGGAGAAAAGGAGCAGGACTTACAGGCAGGGGAAGATGAAGGAGAGCAAGAGGACATTAATAAAATGATTGCTGACACcaaagaggagaagcaggaggaaccaaaaacagatgaagttgtAGAGGATGACgatgaggagaaggaagaggaagtcAAAACTGAAGCTttggaagaaaaggaggaggccAAAACTATGGACTTGGACGAtgatcaggaggaggaggccaaaaCTGAAGATctagaagatgaggaggaggaggaggccaaaaCTGAAGATttagaagatgaggaggaggaggaggccaaaaCTAAACTTCTGGAAGAAAAGGATGAAGCCAAAACTGAGGATTTGGATGATGATCAGGCGGAGGAGGCCAAAACTGAAGATctagaagatgaggaggaggaggaggaggccaaaaCTGAAGATttagaagatgaggaggaggaggaggccaaaaCTAAACTtctggaaaaaaaggaggaagccAAAACTGAGGATTTGGATGATGATCAGGTGGAGGAGGCCAAAACTGAAGACctagaagatgaggaggaggaggccaaaaCTGAACATCTGGATGATGATCAGGCGGAGGAGGCCAAAACTGAAGATctagaagatgaggaggaggaggaggccaaaaCTGAAGTtgtggaagaagaggaggaggtggaggaagaggaggagcccaCAACCTTAGtattggaggaggagggggaggaggaggagaaggccaaaactgacattttggaggaagaggtggaggccAAATCTGAAGATTTGAAagaagacgaggaagaggaggccaaAACTAAAGTtgtggaggaaaaggaggaagccAAAACTGAGGATTTGGACGAtgatcaggaggaggaggccataACTGAAGATCTagaagatgatgaggaggaggaggaggccaaaaCTGAAGATCtagatgatgaggaggaggtggaggccaaaactaaacatcttgaagaaaaggaggaagccAAAACTGAGGATTTGGACAATGATCAGGCAGAGGAGGCCAAAACTGAAGATctaggagaagaggaggaagccaAAACTGAACatctggatgaggaggaggaggaggccaaagATGAACATttggaagaagatgaggaggaggagaaggccaAAACTGAACatctggatgaggaggaggtggaggaaaaggaggagccCACAACTTTAAtattggaggaggagggggaggagggggaggaggaagagaaggccaaaactgacattttggaggaagaggtggaggccAAAACTGAAGATTTGGTAGATGAGGAggcagaaatagaaaaagagactgaaaaggaggaaactgaaaataaagatcttCATTtggatgaagaaagaaatgaagaaaacattGAAATAACGAACACGAAGCCAGATATAGAAGGTGATGAAGcttcagaggaggaaggagaagaacaTGACAAAGTAGAAGCTGAGGACGAAGGTCCTAAAACTCTGTCGGATGAAGGAGAGACGACCACTTTTCTTCCTGGTTATGACCAAAACGTCATTGACGAAGAAAACAGTGAGAGCAGGAAAGGTAAAGGACAGAGAAAACATCTCGTTCTCTTTGAGAGGATCAGAAGAGTCGGATCCAGAGCAGCTCACAAAGATGAAGAGCGACTCCACAAACATGACAAAG ACCTTAAATCCAcagaacctgaggaggagaaaaaagcaaaggaaGCCAAACTTGAGGAAACCATTGACAAACTAAAAGAAGAAAAGCCAAAGAAGGAGATCAAATCTGAAGCAAAAATAACTAAGAAGAAACCAGAGAAGCCTGAAG AAGAAGGGGTTGAAATGAAGATCCctaaaaaagagaaggaagtcAAGAAACCACCTAAGGAAGGTAAGAAACCATCCAAAGAAGATAAAGTGAAGAAACCttccaaagaaaagaaagaactgaGAAAACCttcaaaagaagaggaagaagtaaAGAAACCACcccaaaaagagaaagaggccaAGAAActacacaaaaaagaaaaggaaatcaaGACACCAGCTAAAAGGGAGAAGGGAGTTAAGAAACCCtctaaagaagagaaagagattaAAAAGCTTCACAAAGAAGTGAAAGAGGAGACAAAGCCTCTCaaggaagaggtgaagaagcCTCCCAAAGAAGGGAAAGAAATCAAGACACCAcctaaagaagagaaggaggggaaGAAACCACCTAAAttagagaaggaggtgaagaaaccatctaaaaaagagaaagaggtgaagatACCACCCAAGGAGGAGAAAGAATTCAAGAAACCATCTAAAGAAGGGAAAGAGATTAAAAAGCTTcataaagaagagaaagaggtgaagaaacCCCgtaaagaagagaaggaggtgaagaaaccatctaaagaagagaaagaggtgaaaaaaCCCtgtaaagaagagaagaaggtaAAGAAACCAtctaaagaagagaaagaaatcaaGAAACCAcctaaagaagagaaggaggtgaaaaaACCAtctaaagaagagaaagagattaaaaagcttcataaagaagagaaagaggtagAGAAACCAcctaaagaagagaaggaggtgaagataCCAcccaaagaggagaaagaattCAAGAAACCATCTAAAGAAGAAAGGGAGGTAAAGAAATCCcctaaagaagagaaggaggtgaaaaaACCAactaaagaagagaaagaagtcaagaaatcacaaaaagaagaggaggtgaagaaaccatctaaagaagagaaggaggtgaagaaatcccccaaagaagagaaggaggtgaaaaaaacaacaaaagaagagaaagatgtAAAGAAACCATCTAAAGAAGATCAAGAAGTAAAGAAACCAtctaaagaagagaaggaggtgaagaaatcccctaaagaagagaaggaggtgaagaaaccatctatagaagagaaagaagtcAAGAAACCAcctaaagaagagaaggaggtgaagaaatcccctaaagaagagaaggaggtgaaaaaaacaattaaagaagagacagaggtaAAGAAACCAtctaaagaagagaaagaagtcaAGAAACTAcctaaagaagagaaggaggtgaagaaaccacctaaagaagagaaagaagtcaAGAAACTAcctaaagaagagaaggaggtgaagaaaccATCCATaacagagaaagaggtgaagaaaccacgtaaagaagagaaagaggtgaagatgCCTTCTAAAGACGAGAGGGAAATGAAGAAACCAcctaaagaagagaaagaggtgaagacgCCTcctaaagaagagaaagaggtaaAGAAACCAcctaaagaagagaaggaggtgaagaaaccACACAAAGtagagaaagaggtgaagaaacCATCCAAAGAAGAGAAGGAGTTAAAGAAAACAcctaaagaagagaaagaggtgaagacgCCTcctaaagaagagaaagaggtcaAGAAACCAcctaaagaagagaaggaggtgaagaaaccacccaaagaagagaaagaggtgaagacgCCTcctaaagaagagaaagaggtaaAGAAACCAcctaaagaagagaaggaggtgaagaaaccacacaaagaagagaaagaggtgaagaaacCATCCAAAGAAGAGAAGGAGTTAAAGAAAACAcctaaagaagagaaagaggtgaagacgCCTcctaaagaagagaaagaggtcaAGAAACCAcctaaagaagagaaggaggtgaagaaaccacccaaagaagagaaagaggtgaagacgCCTcctaaagaagagaaagaggtaaAGAAACCAcctaaagaagagaaggaggtgaagaaaccacacaaagaagagaaagaggtgaagaaacCATCTAAAGAAGATCTAGAAGTAAAGAAACCAtctaaagaagagaaagaggtgaaaaagcctccaaaagaagagaaagaggtgaagatgCCTTCTAAAGACGAGAGGGAAATGAAGAAACCAcctaaagaagagaaagaggtaaATAAACCAtctaaagaagagagagaggtgaagaaacctcctaaagaagagaaagagataaagaaacCATCTAAagatgagaaagaggtgaagaaaccacctaaagaagagaaggaggcaaAAAAACCTCctaaagaagagagagaagtgaagatGCCTcctaaagaagagaaagaagttaAGAAACCAcctaaagaagagaaggaggcaaAGAAGCCCcctaaagaagagaaagaggtgaagatgCCTcctaaagaagagaaagaagttaAGAAACCAcctaaagaagagaaggaggcaaAGAAGCCTCccaaagaagagaaagaggtgaagaaaccacctaaagaagagaaagaggtgaagatgCCTCCTAAAGAAGATAAAGAGGTAAAGAAACCAtctaaagaagagaaagaggtgaagacgTCTcctaaagaagagaaagagataaagaaacCATCCAAAGAAGAGAAGGGGGTGAAGAAGCCTcctaaagaagagaaagaagttgAGAAACCAtctaaaaaagagaaagagttgAAGACGCCTCTTAAAAAAGAGATAGAGGTGGAAAAGCCTCCCAAAGAGAAAGAGGTTAAGTCTTCAATGCAAAGGAAAGAAGCGAAGAAACCCTCtagggaggagaaggaagagattAAGCCATCAGAGGAGGCACAGGAGATCAAGAAATCTACAAAAGcgaaaaaagaagacaaagaccTTGTCaagaaaagagacacagagacag acACCAGACGCAAAAAGGCTGCAAGTAGAATCAAAGTAGTCAAGAAAGAAGTTGCATCTGTGCTGAAGAAGGAACATCTTAATGTTACAAGAGCAG ctgcAGAGCCCAAGAAGACTACAAAGGTGCTGAAAGCTGCTAAAAGGCAGGTCGTTCCAATTCTGAAGAACGAGCATATGAATGTCACACAATCAG AGGTTCCAAAGGGGAAAGCCAAACCAGAGTCTGCAAAGAAAG AAGTTCCAAAGGAAAAAGCCAAAGCAGCTCCTGTCAAAAAAG ATGTTGCTGCTCCAAAAGAAAAGGCCAAATCAGTCATCATGAAAAAAG AACAAGAAGCTGTTTCCAGAAATGCCTCCCTGGTAAGAGACAGAGTCAAGATAGTGCCTATGAAGAGAG gagtCAAGTTACCAAAAGAGATCATCAGAGGAATCTCTGCAAAGACAG ctgaggtTTCAAAACAGAAACCCAAACCAGCTGTAACAAAGAGAG AACCTGCTCCTCTCAAGACAAAACCAGCCccagtggtcaaag aggCAGAAGCACCACACAAAAATGTCTCTCTAACAAAGGAGAAGGTGAAGGTGGTGCCACTGAAGAAAG TGCCTGTAActccaaaagaaaaagtcaaaccaGCACCAACAAAAAAAG aAGCTGCAGTTGTAAAGGAGAAGAAGGCCGAGCCAGTGACTCCCAAAAAAG AACCTGAGGCTAAGCCAGTTCTTGCCAAAAAAG AAGCAGAAGTTGTGAAGGACAAGCCTAAAGCAGTTCATGAGAAAAAAG CTCCTAAAACTGATGCTGAAGCACcaaagaaaaaagtcaaatccctggaaaagaagaaag AGCCCAAAGCACCAGAGGAGAAAGTCAAACCAGCTGTTAAAAAAG ATGGCTCAGCCGGGCTGAAGGACAAGGTCAAACCGGTCCGTGTGAAGAAAG AACAAGAAGCTGCTTCCAGAAATGCCTCCCTGGTAAGAGAGAGAGTCAAGATAGTGCCTATGAAGAGAG gagtCAAGTTACCAAAAGAGATCATCAGAGGAATCTCTGCAAAGACAG ctgaggtTTCAAAACAGAAACCCAAACCAGCTGTAACAAAGAGAG AACCTGCTCCTCTCAAGACAAAACCAGCCccagtggtcaaag aggCAGAAGCACCACACAAAAATGTCTCTCTAACAAAGGAGAAGGTGAAGGTGGTGCCACTGAAGAAAG TGCCAGTAActccaaaagaaaaagtcaaaccaGCACCAACAAAAAAAG aACCTGAGGCTAAGCCGGTTCTTGCCAAAAAAG AAGCAGAAGTTGTGAAGGAGAAGCCTAAAGCAGTTCATGAGAAAAAAG gggtCAAGTTACCAAAAGAGATGATCAGAGGAATCTCTGCAAAGACAG ctgaggtTTCAAAACAGAAACCCAAACCAGCTGTAACAAAGAGAG AACCTGCTCCTCTCAAGACAAAACCAGCCccagtggtcaaag aggCAGAAGCACCACACAAAAATGTCTCTCTAACAAAGGAGAAGGTGAAGGTGGTGCCACTGAAGAAAG TGCCAGTAActccaaaagaaaaagtcaaaccaGCACCAACAAAAAAAG AACCTGAGGCTAAGCCGGTTCTTGCCAAAAAAG AAGCAGAAGTTGTGAAGGAGAAGCCTAAAGCAGTTCATGAGAAGAAAG CTCCTAAAACTGATGCTGAAGCACcaaagaaaaaagtcaaatccctggaaaagaagaaag AGCCCAAAGCACCAGAGGAGAAAGTCAAACCAGCTGTTAAAAAAG CCGGGCTGAAGGACAAGGTCAAACCGGTCCGTGTGAAGAAAG aacaagagaagaagaaacctgCTGCAGTAAAGAAAG CCGTGTTGAAGGAAAAGATCACACCTGTAAAGAAAG GAAAACCAGTTGAGAAGAAGGCACCCAAAG aGGAGCGAGTTCTGAAAGAGATACAGACGCCTGCAAAGAAAG AGAAACCTGTGGAGAAGAAAGCAGCCAAAGAAGAGGCCGTTAAAG CTGAGCCTGGTGTATCAGACAGCTTTCTCATGGAAG ACGAGATGCCGTACTTCCAGTGTTTCTTTGTGGACGAGGACGAGGCCCAGTTTCCGTTCTACGCCTTCTCACCACTGCAGGTCTGA